A window of Cryptomeria japonica chromosome 3, Sugi_1.0, whole genome shotgun sequence contains these coding sequences:
- the LOC131070021 gene encoding uncharacterized protein LOC131070021, whose product MGKSMVITLILVVSLSLFNFHVSSAKRTILIGDRRMLPSCTDCHRYTSDPTCCHLPHHPNLSPLMEEVEHSSPQQKSVEKHFSPDEKSVERLSADEKTA is encoded by the coding sequence ATGGGGAAATCTATGGTCATCACGCTCATACTTGTTGTCTCCCTCAGTTTATTTAATTTCCATGTCTCCTCCGCTAAGCGTACCATTCTGATTGGAGACCGTCGAATGTTACCTAGTTGTACAGACTGCCACAGATATACTTCTGATCCTACTTGCTGCCATTTGCCACATCATCCTAATTTGTCACCACTCATGGAGGAAGTGGAGCATTCCTCACCACAGCAAAAATCAGTGGAGAAGCATTTCTCACCAGATGAGAAATCAGTAGAGCGTTTATCAGCAGATGAAAAAACGGCTTAA